The DNA region AGGAGAGAGATTTAGAGAAAGCTCGACGACCACACGGAGAGAAAAGATCTTTTCAGATTGAAGTGGCCCGGTGAAGACGTACggcgcaaattaattgcacatgttttatttgttcaaaatgtaccataaagggagattagtcaagtatttaatcctcttatcaacatgggaggggacaaatatgttgctttatgtaaatgtatgtatatatttattattttaaatcaattaacaacacaaatcaatgacagatattgatccagaaaccctcacaggtactgcatttagcataaaacaatatgctccaatcataacatggcaaactgcagcccaacaggcaacaacagctgtcagtgtgtcagtgtgctgacttgactatgacttgcccaaactgcatgtgatgatcataaagtgtgcatgcctgtaaaggggagactcgtgggtacccatagaactgaTCTTAATTTAGTGGaagttcagagcgttatttaacctccttcatgaccagctagtatgacatggttggtaccgatggattcatcaagttttatagtttcatatgatgccagtatcagactgttcttctgcctttctattggacattttccagattttttttgacaattttcaaacatttttctgacttttttggacatttctttGACAATTTTcggactttttcagatttttgtcaGACAAAAactttcacacattcacatatttggaggtcagaagtcaagggacccctttgaagatggccattacagtttttcctcgccaatatttagcgtacgtttggagcgttatttaacctccttcactaccagctagtctgacatggttggtactgatggattcatcaggttttatagtttactatgatcttcactccagctttaaaactgagctgctacaacctcctgtgttaatgtgttaaagaaattagttgtgttaaaacgattttgcgttattAACTATGACagtcctaataataataataataataataatgacactaAATAAGTCCTTCTAAAGGTTCAAATGAAAGCGTCACGTGGTCTGTGTGCATCGATAAAGCTTTTACAGAGAATAAACGAGCAGTTATGTACAACCTTTCCAGTTTATTGGCTCTCCTCCTACAGTAAATGTTAACAGGCAGGAATGTCGACACCGTGGTTTGTGTGTTCGACTCTTATCAGGAACTGTGACGGAGTCATGCTGAAGGCATTCAGCGTCACGACGCAACAAGTCAGAGCAGAGCAAACACACCGAGAGCCTGTCATTAACCACGGAGAGCCGGCGGCCTCCACTTCAGGACGCCTGCTGCAGGGCGTGTtatgataaacacatttcatcacTTCATCCAACACACATACAATCATACACTAAGACTAAAGCCTGAACGAACAGATCTGCACTCTGAAACACCCCACGGAGAGAAGTCATCCATCAACTCACAAtctcaagctctgctcagtaaaaatgagcatgtaaaatgtaaaatgtagtttttggtgagaaacttgaataaatccagttgttttgaaggagatgttttcacagtgatataaaatagatattagagagggagtTATGACCTGTTAAACTCCTAACAATAGCTCTGAGCAGCTTATAATAATAGTTATGTataactactaatgccaagctTCTGTAGGAAGCAACCAGAGTTGGTGACTGTTGGAATAGTGGAAAGACTGACAATGACAGTTTGATTtggtttctgttgagtttgaatgaaatgCGTTTTACAACGATCGGCGAGGTAAAAATCCCCGTTTCTGTCAATGGACTGCATGTTTTtcacattaatacattataataattgCTTATATCCCAGTTGATTtgtagtaagtaagtaagtttgGCTATGGGGTGAGTAAAACACCTCATCTACTTTCCCCGAAGGCCAAGTCACTGAAAAAGCTTAATGTCGAGCCCCGAGTCCGTTGGAAACCGAGGTCAGAGGTTACAGAACAGCCGTCTGGAGGTCGGTACCGgtaataatcaatcaataacaGTCTGATTGATTGTTTAAAACGTTAAGGTATCATTGTGTGGTATTAAGATAATACGGGATATACAATAGAGATGGGAAAGATTCACATATTATATATGACTCGAGTGCTCACAGCAGATAACTTGAGGATTAAAATACTATACACACCGACTCTAAAACACTATATTCATTaaattcagctttaaaggagACAAAGATCCCTCCGAGCAGCAGCTGAGTCACAATAGAAGAAATCAGCTAGGGAtgtaccgataccgataccattATCGGGTatcaggtccgatactgtgctcatgtactcgtactcgcaaaacggctccgataccactttacgctggtgcgcccgaccccgctgggccgggatcccacctcagccggcacgCGCCGGCCCTCATTTTcgttgcgccacggggttttgcgtGCACCCTCTGAcccgttagactccttggtccgtgtttcaagatgggtcgggtgggttgctgacatcgccgcagacctgTGGCgcatatttatattaaattcaGTTTAAGTTAAACAATAACTTGTGAGGGAACAACTGGTGCTGTTATTAGTTAATagtttgttctataaaatgtgGGGACATCgaatcatttcattcaaatgatgatgattcacattaaataaaacatttgatgtctgaactattgttttttttttttatgtctgttagaagagtttgttgttgttgttattatgatAAATTATTATGAAAGAAGCAGAACATCAATAGAGCAGCTGATCCTAACTGTTCAACAGTAGTGTGATATCAGAACTGATGCTTAACAGTAGATGAGGTAGAACATGGAGAagcacaggtgtgtgtttaaTCAGTAATCTCTGTACAGGTGGTCATTATCAAATCCTCTACCTGCTCTCACATCTGAGTTATATTCTGTTAACACAGCAGACAAACACCGGCTCTGAGTGTGATGCTAACACTGTTAAACCGACTGATTGATCTCCCATAAAGGCTTTAAAACACTCTTATTAAAAGGTCCCATACCGTGcgcattttcaggttcatacttgtatttagtgtttctaatagaacatgtttacatgctgtaatgttaaaaaaaactttattttcctcatactgtcagactgaatatgcctgtattcaccctctgactgaaacgctccgttttagtgcattttgacggaattgcaacagaattgcgttgctaggcaacagcttgggtccatatttacttcctgtcagctgatgacattcacatacactgcaaccaggaataaactgggacacatttagaatgtttacgtttaaatctgtgtaaagggtttaaatattttatatctgtgacatcacaaatgggcagaaatcctgacagcttgtttcaaatgcagagtttctgaatacgggctgtgtgtgtttccctgtggattgagtgtttcaatactttcacagtatttatataggacttaatcctgctttataatataaaaacatgacaaGCTCACTTTTGTATAATATGGGCCCTTTAACACAGCTAGCTGCTTTAAGCTAGCGGGACAAACCAAAATGGCTGCAGATTAGCTGCTAGTCAGCTGGAttcacttctcctcctcctccccccccggCCTCCAGTACTCCAGGACTCCAGGACTCCATGACTCCATGTCCACAATGAAACACTGGACTGAACTACCGAGCTACGGCTAACTAGCTCCAGCGCTGAGCCCCGTCAGCTCAGCCACCTAGCCGTTAGCTTAGCCAGCTAGCCGTTAGCTTATCCACCTATCCGTTAACTTAGCCAGCTAGCCGTTAGCTTATCCACCTATCCGTTAGCTTAGCCAGCTAGCCGTTAACTTAGCCAGCTAGCCGTTAGCTTATCCACCTATCCGTTAGCTTAGCCAGCTAGCCGTTAGCTTATCCACCTATCCGTTAGCTTAGCCAGCTAGCCGTTAGCTTAGCCAGCTAGCCGTTAGCTTATCCACTTAGCCGTTAGCTTAGCCACCTAGCCGTTAGCTTAGCCAGCTAGCCGTTAGCTTAGCCAGCTAGCCGGCTAGTTTACAAACATTCGGTTAACCGTGAACGTTACCGACAGTTTGTCACGGTAATGATGAGATGATGTGAAGAGGGAGAGCTGGTGTGTCTGGTTACCGGTAATAAACCGCTTTATTTAACCGGTAACCGGACTCCGTCCCCGgtgggtgttgttgttgttgttgttagcttTAAATcagtgctaagctaagctaagtgtGCTAACCTGCAGCTCGGCCCGCTCCACCTCCCAGTGAGCTCTCTCCATCTCGAACCGGGCCCACTCGTGCTGGATGTAGTGCAGGATGCCCGGCATGgtgtactgctgctgctgctgctgccggggcAGCTCGTCCGGCTGGTGGGGAACCATGACTCCTCCAGCTccaacacctcctcctcctcctcctcctcctccgagcGGCGGATTAGCGTTAATGTTGCTggcgagctgctgctgcctcaggGAGCccgctgctcctgctgctcctgctgctgctgctcctcctcctctcctgctcctcctgctcctgctcctcctcctcctccgggcTGCTCGtccatgtttgttgtgttagTTTTATATCTAAAGTATCAGGAAAGTCCCGGGTTCCCGTCCCCCCCTAGAGGAGCCCGGCTCTCCGCTCCGGGTCGGTCTCGCTGGCTCCGCCGCGGGGAGAGGCTGCTGAGAGCGGCTGAGAGAGGACGAGAGGACGAGAGGACGAGGACACGGACACGGTGTTAGTGAGAGACTCTAACCGGCCGCCattacttctctctctctctctctctctctctctctctctctctctctctccgatgATCACGGAGGGAGAACCCAGCTGCgctgcatgatgggaaacaTCCATCCTGATTTTTTCCATGgggtgcatcccaaagctcttattcgTCGTTTCCTCATTCCTCACATGGGGTgtatcccaaagctcttattcgTCGTTTCCTCCATCCCAAAGCTATTATTCGTTGTTTCCTCGCTCCTCACATGgggtgcatcccaaagctcttaattgtcGTTTCCTCcttcccaaagctcttatttgtcATTTCCTCGTTCCTCACATGgggtgcatcccaaagctcttattcgTTGTTTCCTCGCTCCTCACGTGGGGTGcttcccaaagctcttattcgTCGTTTCCTCGCTCCTCACGTGGattgcatcccaaagctcttatttgtcGTTTCCTcactcctcgatcctcgcttgaaacggaagttgttctggtgctCCATCTTGTAgaccgtcccaaagctcttatttctgcagtgaggagcaaggagggatctctgaggagcaatgagcgaggatacacgagAGCATCCTTgggtgcatcccaaagctcttaattgcatccccgtttccctcacttgcgtcttttccttgcgtcttagtccctcccacagggaagcatggagagacgcaaggaaaccatgcgaggagagaggaaacgaggaaatatgttttaagagaaatgagacgtttcctctgaagcgtctcgtgaagcgacgtccgtttctgatcacagctggatcagctgtcagtggctttaacagacattttttcagacatttttcagatctttttttcgaatatttttttagatcttttttttcggacattttttcagatctttttttcgaatatttttttagatcttttttttttcaaacatttttcagatcttttttttcagacttttctttctgacattttttcagacttttttttcggacatttttcagatccattttttcagactttttttcagaaatttttcagatcttttttttcggacatttctttcggacatttttcaaacttttttttcggacatttttcagatttttttttcggaattttttttagacttttttttcatacatttttcaggtcttttttttttagacatttttttagatctttttttcggagatttttttcagacatttttcagattttttttcagacttttttttcggacatttcttcagacttttttttcagacatttttcagatctttctttttcggacatttttcagatctttttttcagactttttttgtccgacattttttagattttttttcagtcttttttcagattttttttcagacttttttttcagacttttttttcggacatttttttagatattttttttcggacattttttcagacttttttttcagatattttacagatattatttttcagacttttttcagatcttctttttcagactttttagtccgacatttttcagatttttttttcagatatttttttcggacatttttttagatctttttttcagacatttttcaggtcttttttttcagacatttttcagatctttgttttttggacatttttttagatgtttttttctgacattttttttggacatttttcagatctttttttcagacttttttcagatctttattttcagacttttttttcggacatttcttcagacttttttttcagacatttttcagatatttctttttcggacatttttttagatctttttatcagactttttttgtccgacatttttcagttcttttttttcagactttttttttggacatttttcagatctttttttcagactttgttcagatctttattttcagatcttttttttcagacatttcttgagagtttttttcagagatttttcagatctttatttttcggacatttttcagatctttttttcagactttttttgtcccacattttttagatcttttttttcagtcttttttcagatcttttttttcagacttttttttcagacttttttagatattttttttcggacattttttcagacttttttagatattttttttcagacattttttcagacttttttttcaaatattttacagatattatttttcagacttttttcagatcttctttttcagacttttgtgtccgacatttttcagatttcttttttcagatattttttcggacatttttttagatctttttttcagacatttttcaggttttttttttagatgttttttttctgacatttttcagatttttttcgtatatttttttagatctttttttcggaaatttttttagacttttttttcatacatttttcaggtctttttttcagacatttttccgatatttgtttttagacatttttttagatgtttttttctgacattttttttggacatttttcagatctttttttcagacttttttcagatctttattttcagacttttttttcggacatttcttcagactttttttcagacatttttcagatatttctttttcggacatttttttagatctttttatcagactttttttgtccgacatttttcagttcttttttttcagacttttttttggacatttttcagatcttttttttggacatttttcagatcttttttcagactttgttcagatctttattttcagatctttttttcagacatttcttgagagttttttttcagagatttttcagatctttatttttcggacatttttcagatctttttttcagactttttttgtccgacattttttagatcttttttttcagtcttttttcagatcttttttttcagacttttttttcagacttttttagatattttttttcggacattttttcagacttttttagatattttttttcggacattttttcagacttttttttcagatattttacagatattatttttcagactttttcagatcttcttttcagacttttgtgtccgacatttttcagatttcttttttcagatatttttttcggacatttttttagatctttttttcagacatttttcaggtctttttttttagatgttttttttctgacatttttcagatctttttttcgtatatttttttagatcttttttttcggaaatttttttagacttttttttcatacatttttcaggtcttttttttcagacatttttccgatatttgttttagacatttttttagatttttttttctgacattttttcagaaatttttcagatcttttttgtcggacatttttcagatcttttttttggacattttttcagacatttttcagatctttttttcagacttttttcagattttttttcagatttttttttcgccatttttcagacttttttttctggacatttttttagatctgttttttcggacattttttcagtcattttttcgatcttttttttcagacttgttttcagacattttttcagatatttttcggatattttgtttttggacatttttttagatttttttttctgacattttttcagaaatttttcagatcttttttgtcggacatttttcagatcttttttttggacattttttcagacatttttcagatcttttttttcagacttttttcagattttttttcagattttttttcccgccatttttcagacttttttttctggacatttttttagatctttttttcggacattttttcagtaatttttttcaagcattttcgcgatcttttttttcagacttttttttcggacattttttcagaatttttttcagacttttttttcagacatttttcggttattttgtttttggacatttttttagattttttttctgacattttttcagacatttttcagattttttttgtcggacatttttcagatctttttttggacattttttcagacttttttttcggacattattttagatctttttttcagacatttttcaggtctttttttcagacatttttcagatctttgttttttggacatttttttagattttttttctgacatttttcagatctttttttcgaatattttttagatctttttttcagacctttttttcggacatttttcagacatttttcggatattttgtttttggacattttttagatttttttttgacattttttcagacatttttcagatcttttttgtcagactttttttgtccgacatttgtcagattttttttttcagactttttttcggacatattttcagacttttttttcagacttttttcagatctttttttttggacatttttttagatctgttttttcggacattttttcagtcattttttttgagcattttttcgatctttttttcagacttttttttcggacattttttcagacttttttttccgacatttttccgatcttttgtttttggacatttttttagatttttttttctgacattttttcagactttttttcagacatttttcagatcttctttttcagacttttttcagatcttttttttttcgacatttttcagatcttttttttctgacttttctttcagaaaaagatctgaaaaatgtcggaaaaatacaataaaataaacacgtATTACATTCTAGATGTTTtcaaaaatacaattattacaCTTAATTGTGTGTTAATTAGTGTTACATGTAAGAATTtatcaaatattataaaattaaacatgtttattcttttagaaaaatataaaaaaaattagaagaaatgaaacatttgcaataaaatgaattaaatcttTACatccaaaatataaaataagctcgaagttgtgttattgtgtttatAATGTGTAAAATTAATTTAGCAGGTGAAGttatacaattattattatttatttaggccATTTATTTACTTGGTTTACTAAATGTCCATGTTAATTTTATTAtccctattatttattttattttggggtATTTTGAGTGACGATTatagacagagggagagacagatgggatattattgttattattatgattatttttactttgatcctgtttgTTCAATATCATATTATATGTGTCATGTAACCCGATACactcaatttaatttaaaattcaaaACGCTGTGTGGAGAATTTAGAAATGTACATCTTTGAGGCCACCCAGTGGTGgtagaaataaaacacagtttttttccttcaagtctttacatattaaataaattctTACATGCAACACTAATCACAAAGATGATCCTTTATTTATTGATTCCCAGAGGGCAAATTCAGGTGTTATAACCACACAAAAACAGATATAAGTACATATAAATagagaaaatacataaataaaaataaagaattacaataaataaatggtgTGATAAACCCCTGGCTCTATACTGAATATATCTGATGTTAGAGAACTATTATTATGAACCCATATTATTATGaacccatatgagaactattaggactttaagaagtttaaacatacactatctgcctttaaacatgcactatctgcctttaaacatgcactatctgcctttaaacatgcactatctgcctttaaacatgcactatctgcaaccatcttggactctaaccactggcgcactttacactatacatcctatataccactttatagactgcacatatgcacatattacatttatttatttattgacggactgcacacactttgttcacccattcactctgtatcttttatatctctattattgtttttataatgtttgtatacctttacctctcctgtgtttcactctgtttgctgatgttgctgctttgacacctgaatttcccttcggggattaataaaggttcatcttatcttatcttatcttatcttatattaattatattatattatattatcttatcttatgttttttgtttaataatGAAAGAGAGTCTGAGATGTGGGCTGAGTTCTAAAGCTCTTATCTATCTTTTGTTCCCTGAACGCACCAGATGAAGCTGAACTGCGCATGcgtcagacagctgcagctaaGGCCTACGGACGGAGGTTAGGTCACGGATGTTGCGCATGCGCAGTGGAACTCAAGCTGCGGTAATGCGTtttgattggctcaatttcggcgagtgcagaccagattctactgcgcatgtgcggtaCCCCGCAGCTATGACGTATTGATGACGCATGTCCGAGCCTACTTCCACAGGCCTTGGCTGCAGCTAGCTCcatagctaacagctaactgaaGCCTCTCGGTAGTTTCAGTAATTTAACTCTCATATGAGTTTAATGATTCAGCTGTGAGAGTCTGGACGGCTGCGACGCCTCGTTGATTACTGACTACATTTAGAACAAGCGAACAACAGCTAACAGCTGTTAGCCTGTTGTTAGCTTCAGtttagctaacagctaacggctaacagctaacggctaacagctaacggctaacggctaacagctaacagctaacggctaacagctaacggtaAGTTTAAGAACCTCTCCCTGGATATTTTACAAGTTACTGTCTGACACTTTACTAATGTCTTTCTGCTATTTTAcagcttttagctgacgtgtgtctcctcactgtgttgagtgatgctccttcatgtctttgtagagcgagcacaagcgccagcaacaggacgctgactttagttgacttaacggacacaggtgaagctgttaacaagacatttaggattctgactaacagtccctttaatgaactTTCTAATAAACCCGTTTTAAATCCAGTAGAGCTTCATCTAGATGAAGATCTAGCTCTCCACCAgatctcagagggaaatgttgtactttttactccactacatttatttattaggctACTTTGCTGATTAACATTAACACACAATATAAtcaatttgattattttatagattaagataaaactttattgatccctcaGTGAAATGtacaagctacccagcagtataggcaaaataaataaataaaatatcctTAAAgttccacctttaccagctgcaacattaaagtgatgagcaaataaaatatcccaaaataaaatataaaaaaataaaatataaaaaaaataggtaCTTTAAGAATATttgatgtacttttacttgtgtaaGGTTTTaatgcaagacttttacttgtaacagagtacttctacactgtagtactactactaaagATCTGAGTAGTACCTCCTGGACTCTGCAACCACACGGACAGTGAACGCAACACCGTGGTCATATGTTGGATGTGAAATCTGCCCATCTTGtactttaaatgttattttcctaCAGTAGAGATCCTCTGGTCGGTGACGGGATGATAAAGTTCGTGCTGATGGTGAACCGGCAGGGTCAGACCAGACTGTCCCGGTATTACCAACCGGTGGAGCTGAGCAGGAGGTCGCTGCTGGAGGCCGACGTGGTCCGCTGTTGCCTGAGCCGCAAGAAAGACCAGGTACCCGTCTGTCCCACAGGCAGTGAAGTATACACGGTGGTCAGTGATAAAAACAGTGGTCAGTGAAGTATCCACGGTGGTGGTCTGCTCCTTTAACTACTCCTCTCTGGTTCCTCCCAGTGTTCCTTTGTGGAGTACAAAGACTTTAAACTGGTTTACCGCCAGTACGCGGCTCTGTACATCGTGGTGGGAGTCACAGACAGCGAGGTGAGAGACACCGTTCACACCTGCACCATTCGACCAGTCGACTGATGAAACTGTAGATCTGATTTATCGCTTTATTTTGGTCTCCACAGAACGAGCTGTCCGTCTACGAGCTGGTTCATAACTTTGTGGAAGTTCTGGATAAATACTTCAGCCGGGTGgtgagttcacacacacacatatatatatatatatat from Sebastes umbrosus isolate fSebUmb1 chromosome 16, fSebUmb1.pri, whole genome shotgun sequence includes:
- the ap4s1 gene encoding LOW QUALITY PROTEIN: AP-4 complex subunit sigma-1 (The sequence of the model RefSeq protein was modified relative to this genomic sequence to represent the inferred CDS: inserted 1 base in 1 codon), giving the protein MIKFVLMVNRQGQTRLSRYYQPVELSRRSLLEADVVRCCLSRKKDQCSFVEYKDFKLVYRQYAALYIVVGVTDSENELSVYELVHNFVEVLDKYFSRVSELDIMFNLDRVHIILDEMIQNGHVVETNKXRVLAPLTALDKMADG